Proteins found in one Zea mays cultivar B73 chromosome 1, Zm-B73-REFERENCE-NAM-5.0, whole genome shotgun sequence genomic segment:
- the LOC100275491 gene encoding uncharacterized LOC100275491, producing MLPRRQSIFHLGEEGGAAAVHHRVSVVGAASSSMAMGGGGGRRARERERLVVGLQILVHHHGRHGHGHAHAANVVLKQMVRPRAAAGSRHGHGSHAFSCSFLKACYLCKRELSPDKDVYMYRGDQGFCSEECRWQQILVDEAREREAAAVMSNKELQRRAQARHHSPHRTPMPIRGRPPRKTLAVA from the exons ATGCTGCCAAGAAGGCAGAGCATCTTCCACCTCGGGGAGGAGGGTGGCGCCGCCGCCGTGCACCACCGCGTCAGCGTCGTCGGCGCGGCCTCGTCGTCCATGGCcatgggcggcggcggcggccggcgtGCTCGCGAGCGTGAGCGCCTCGTCGTGGGGCTCCAGATCCTGGTGCACCACCACGGCCGGCACGGGCACGGACACGCGCACGCGGCGAACGTAGTCCTGAAGCAGATGGTGAGGCCGCGCGCCGCCGCTGGCTCGCGCCACGGCCACGGCAGCCACGCCTTCTCGTGCAGTTTCCTCAAGGCCTGCTACCTCTGCAAGCGGGAGCTTAGCCCTGACAAGGACGTCTATatgtatag AGGTGACCAGGGGTTCTGCAGCGAGGAGTGCCGGTGGCAGCAGATCCTGGTGGACGAGGCGCGCGAGCGCGAGGCGGCGGCGGTGATGAGCAACAAGGAGCTGCAGCGGCGAGCGCAGGCCCGCCACCACAGCCCCCACCGCACGCCCATGCCCATCCGTGGCAGGCCGCCGAGGAAGACACTTGCCGTAGCCTAG